One Anaerobacillus alkaliphilus DNA window includes the following coding sequences:
- a CDS encoding UDP-N-acetylmuramoyl-tripeptide--D-alanyl-D-alanine ligase, translating to MAIKLNLLKEIASKDRSAIGEDINIKEVFIDSRKEVQNGLFIPIVGDRFDGHSFLLGAIKNGAIATLWEEGKELPSGLPENFPIFFVKDTLKALEQLARVYLQEVAPIVIGVTGSNGKTSTKDLIEAVLTTEFKTHKTAGNYNNHIGLPLTILSMPKECEVIILEMGMNNFGEISFLSNLAKPDLAIITNIGESHIEQLGSREGISKAKLEIVDGLKNDGVLILDGDEPLLLGEKSAQTITCGYGESNDYRISNIEQKSNLTRFSINEQDHYTIRLLGKHNIKNSSYAIAVAKYLGMNEHTIQVGLNNCVLTGMRMEKQQGLNGSIIINDAYNSSPTSMKAAIETMKQLDGFQRRVLVLGDMYELGNDEKELHRSVASVISTPITHLLTVGDKGKWIAEALLESNNDKIEVNSYHSKEELTKHIKPLLDHGSIVLIKASRGMKLETIAKDLY from the coding sequence ATGGCCATTAAACTCAACCTTTTAAAAGAAATAGCATCGAAAGATAGAAGTGCTATAGGCGAAGATATAAATATAAAGGAAGTTTTTATCGATAGTCGTAAGGAAGTTCAAAACGGCTTATTTATTCCGATTGTTGGAGATCGCTTTGATGGACATTCGTTTTTACTTGGAGCAATTAAGAATGGCGCTATTGCAACACTATGGGAGGAAGGAAAAGAATTACCCAGTGGTCTACCAGAAAACTTTCCCATCTTTTTTGTTAAGGACACGTTAAAAGCTTTAGAACAGTTAGCTAGAGTATACTTGCAAGAGGTAGCGCCTATTGTCATTGGGGTTACAGGTAGTAATGGAAAAACTTCTACTAAGGATCTAATTGAAGCTGTATTAACTACTGAGTTTAAAACTCATAAGACAGCTGGGAATTATAATAATCACATTGGTTTACCTTTGACAATCTTGTCGATGCCAAAAGAATGTGAGGTCATTATTCTTGAGATGGGAATGAACAACTTTGGAGAAATATCTTTCTTAAGTAACCTAGCAAAACCAGATCTAGCTATCATTACAAACATCGGGGAATCACACATTGAACAATTGGGAAGTCGAGAGGGAATTTCAAAAGCGAAATTAGAAATTGTTGACGGCTTAAAAAACGATGGAGTGTTAATTTTAGACGGTGATGAGCCACTGCTTCTAGGGGAAAAAAGTGCCCAGACAATTACATGTGGCTATGGAGAATCAAATGATTATCGAATATCTAATATTGAGCAAAAATCTAATCTAACCAGATTTTCAATTAATGAGCAAGATCATTATACAATCAGACTTCTTGGCAAACATAATATAAAAAACTCTTCGTATGCAATTGCCGTTGCAAAATATTTAGGCATGAACGAGCATACAATTCAAGTAGGATTAAACAATTGTGTGTTAACAGGAATGAGGATGGAAAAACAGCAAGGTTTAAATGGTTCTATTATTATCAACGATGCTTATAATTCTAGCCCAACGTCTATGAAAGCTGCTATTGAAACAATGAAACAGTTAGATGGTTTTCAAAGAAGGGTACTGGTTTTAGGAGATATGTACGAATTAGGAAATGATGAAAAGGAACTACATCGTTCAGTAGCTAGCGTAATATCAACACCTATTACACATCTTCTTACAGTAGGCGACAAAGGAAAATGGATTGCGGAGGCATTATTAGAGAGTAATAATGATAAAATAGAAGTGAACTCGTATCA
- a CDS encoding UDP-N-acetylmuramoyl-L-alanyl-D-glutamate--2,6-diaminopimelate ligase: MTKLSELVNHLFEYKKTSNQDPIINSIEMDSRLVKNGSLFICIEGYTVDGHNFAKEAIKNGAVAILAEKPVDVEVPVILVKDTKRSMAIIANVFYDHPTTKLTLIGVTGTNGKTTTTHLIEKILNDAKKQTGLIGTMYMKIANETIETKNTTPESLALQQVFSKMVEKNVDTAIMEVSSHALHLGRVRGCDFDIAVFTNLTQDHLDYHETMEAYRNAKGLLFAQLGNSYSHQSRKIAVLNSDDQASKEYEKMTAAQIVTYGIDQKSDITATNIRITAQGTSFDVNAFGKEAPVSLKMIGKFSVYNALAAMATCLVDGVPLEVIINSLEEVEGVSGRFEPVDAGQAFTVVVDYAHTPDSLENVLQTVREFAKGDIYVVVGCGGDRDKTKRPLMAKIASELGDFVVLTSDNPRSEDPKQIILDMEKGLSDQHKSTSMIDRREAITYAVKQANPNDVIVIAGKGHETYQIIGKETSFFDDRVVATEAIKELLKNGH, encoded by the coding sequence ATGACAAAATTAAGTGAATTAGTTAACCACCTATTTGAATATAAGAAGACGAGTAATCAAGATCCTATTATTAATTCAATTGAAATGGACTCCCGACTAGTGAAAAACGGTAGTCTATTTATTTGTATAGAAGGTTATACAGTTGATGGGCATAATTTTGCGAAAGAGGCTATTAAAAATGGTGCAGTCGCAATTTTAGCTGAGAAGCCAGTTGATGTTGAAGTTCCAGTCATTTTAGTAAAGGATACGAAAAGATCGATGGCGATAATTGCCAATGTCTTCTACGACCATCCTACAACAAAGCTTACCTTAATTGGTGTTACTGGAACAAATGGAAAAACGACTACAACTCATCTAATTGAGAAAATACTCAATGATGCGAAAAAGCAAACCGGCCTTATTGGCACAATGTATATGAAGATAGCTAATGAAACGATTGAAACTAAGAACACAACTCCAGAGTCGTTGGCTTTACAACAAGTTTTTTCAAAGATGGTTGAAAAAAATGTGGACACAGCGATTATGGAAGTATCAAGCCATGCACTCCATTTAGGCAGAGTAAGAGGGTGTGACTTTGATATCGCTGTGTTTACCAATCTAACTCAGGACCATCTTGATTATCATGAAACGATGGAAGCGTACCGAAATGCGAAAGGACTATTGTTCGCTCAATTAGGTAACTCATACTCTCATCAAAGTCGAAAGATTGCCGTCTTAAATAGTGATGATCAAGCATCTAAAGAGTATGAAAAAATGACAGCTGCCCAGATTGTTACATATGGCATAGATCAAAAGAGCGATATTACTGCAACTAATATCCGTATTACAGCTCAAGGTACATCCTTTGACGTAAATGCATTTGGTAAAGAAGCTCCGGTGTCTTTAAAAATGATTGGAAAATTTAGTGTTTATAATGCATTAGCAGCAATGGCCACATGCTTAGTAGATGGTGTTCCATTGGAAGTAATTATTAACTCATTAGAAGAAGTAGAAGGTGTCTCAGGCCGTTTTGAGCCTGTTGACGCAGGGCAGGCTTTTACAGTCGTTGTAGATTATGCCCATACTCCTGATAGCTTAGAAAATGTCTTACAAACAGTTCGTGAGTTTGCAAAAGGAGACATCTATGTCGTTGTAGGATGTGGTGGAGATCGCGATAAAACAAAACGACCACTGATGGCTAAAATTGCCAGTGAGCTCGGTGATTTTGTTGTCTTAACGTCAGATAACCCAAGAAGTGAAGATCCAAAACAGATTATACTTGATATGGAAAAAGGGTTATCAGATCAACATAAATCTACCTCAATGATAGATCGAAGAGAAGCAATAACATATGCAGTCAAACAAGCTAACCCAAATGATGTCATTGTGATTGCTGGTAAAGGTCATGAAACATATCAAATCATCGGGAAAGAGACATCCTTTTTTGATGATCGGGTGGTAGCTACTGAGGCGATAAAGGAGTTGTTAAAGAATGGCCATTAA